In the genome of Falco naumanni isolate bFalNau1 chromosome W, bFalNau1.pat, whole genome shotgun sequence, one region contains:
- the LOC121080345 gene encoding erbin-like, translating to MSRLTQLERLDLGSNEFTEVPEVLEQLSGLKEFWMDGNRLTLIPGFIGTLKQLTYLDVSKNNIEVVEEGISGCGSLQDLLLSSNSLQQLPKSIGSLKKVTTLKIDENQLISLPDSIGGLLSLEELDCSFNEIETLPSSVGQLSNIRTFAADHNFLTQLPSEIGNWKHLTVLFLHSNKLEFLPEEVGDMQKLKVINLSDNRLKNLPFTFTKLQQLTAMWLSDNQSKPLIPLQKEADPDTQKTVLTNYMFPQQPRTEDVMFISDNESFNPSLWEEQRKQRAQVAFECDEDKDEREAPPREGNLKRYPTPYPDELKNMVKTVQTIVHRLKDEESTEDTARESKREGQTVSVKDVGTSEIAAIKNRADERKQYSAGSSVQKPTEPEAKHSTANSQMTALVKTLQNTKTIVNHEDTLKVWHCDEHHSSQRIVLVLY from the exons ATGTCCAGACTGACTCAGCTGGAGAGACTGGATTTAGGAAGTAATGAATTCACAGAAGTG CCTGAAGTACTTGAACAACTGAGTGGGTTAAAGGAATTTTGGATGGATGGTAATAGACTAACACTTATTCCAGGG TTCATAGGAACTTTGAAACAACTGACCTACTTGGATGTTTCTAAAAACAACATTGAAGTAGTTGAAGAAGGTATTTCAGGTTGTGGAAGCCTACAAGACCTACTGTTATCCAGTAATTCACTTCAGCAACTGCCAAAGTCTAttg GTTCCCTGAAGAAGGTAACAACACTTAAAATTGATGAAAACcaattaatttctttgccaGACTCCATAGGAGG gttACTATCATTAGAGGAACTGGACTGTAGTTTCAATGAGATTGAAACATTGCCTTCGTCTGTTGGGCAACTTTCTAACATAAGGACATTTGCTGCAGATCATAACTTTTTAACACAGCTGCCATCAGAG attggaAACTGGAAGCATTTAACAGTGTTGTTTCTACATTCTAATAAGCTTGAATTTCTCCCTGAAGAAGTGGGTGatatgcagaaattaaaagtcATCAATCTGAGTGACAATAG ACTGAAGAATTTGCCATTCACCTTTACAAAACTGCAACAGCTTACTGCTATGTGGCTATCAGACAATCAg TCTAAACCACTTATCCCTCTTCAAAAAGAAGCTGACCctgacacacagaaaacagtgctTACTAATTACATGTTCCCCCAGCAACCAAGGACTGAGGATG ttaTGTTCATATCTGATAATGAAAGTTTCAATCCATCTCTGTGGGAGGAACAGAGGAAACAGCGTGCTCAGGTGGCATTTGAGTGTGATGAAGACAAAGATGAGAGAGAGGCACCACCTCGG GAAGGAAACCTAAAGAGATATCCAACTCCATATCCTGATGAACTGAAGAATATGGTTAAAACAGTCCAGACAATTGTACATAGACTAAAGGATGAAGAATCTACTGAAGATACTGCCAGGGAGTCAAAACGAGAAGGCCAGACAGTTTCTGTAAAAGATGTGGGG ACTTCAGAAATTGCTGCAATAAAGAACAGAGCAGATGAGAGAAAGCAATATTCAGCAGGAAGCTCTGTGCAGAAGCCTACTGAGCCAGAAGCtaagcacagcactgcaaatTCACAGATGACTGCACTTGTTAAAACCTTGCAGAACACGAAAACAATTGTCAACCATGAAGACACACTCAAGGTATGGCATTGTGATGAACATCATAGCAGTCAAAGAATTGTGCTGGTGTTGTATTGA